TCGCGGGCCAACTCTTCTACGTTATCCTTTTCGGCGATAAGTATCGCAAAAGGCTTATCCTTAGGCCTTTTCTTGATCTCATAAAGCCTATCCAATGCTTTTTTATTTGAGGCGTCTGCGGCAATGCCATAAACAGTGTCTGTGGGAATAATCACTAACCCGCCGCCGGCAATAACTTTGGCTGCCTGCCCAATCAGCGCCTGTTCCGGAAAAGATGGATTAATTTTTATGATTTTAGTCAAACTCATAATTTGATTTTAGTCTTTTTGATTTTAAGGCGCATCTGTTTCTTGTAATTAAGCAGCTTGACCCGGATTTTAGCATCGCTTATGCCCAGTATCTCCAAAGCAAAAAGCGCGGCGTTCTTTGCGCCGGCCTTACCAATAGCCATACAGGCAACCGGGATTCCCGGCGGCATCTGCACTGTGGATAAAAGCGAATCCAGGCCTTTTAAATTTTTGGTTTCAATGGGTATGCCGATAACCGGTAGAGTCGTATGCGCGGCCACAACTCCGGCTAAGGCCGCGGACATCCCCGCGGCGGCAATAAGAACTTTTGTCCCGCTTCTAGGCGCTGCCTCCACGTATTGGGCCACCTCTTTGGGTGTCCTGTGCGCGGATAAAACCTTGGCCTCAAAATTTACTTTAAATTCTTTCAAGACATTGATT
This Candidatus Omnitrophota bacterium DNA region includes the following protein-coding sequences:
- a CDS encoding L-threonylcarbamoyladenylate synthase, whose amino-acid sequence is MSLTKIIKINPSFPEQALIGQAAKVIAGGGLVIIPTDTVYGIAADASNKKALDRLYEIKKRPKDKPFAILIAEKDNVEELARDIPLVAYKLMRKFWPGQLTILLKAKGQGKVGLRMPDNPVALEIIFQSKTALACPSANISDKPAP
- the purE gene encoding 5-(carboxyamino)imidazole ribonucleotide mutase, which produces MSKISIIMGSQSDLETVNEAINVLKEFKVNFEAKVLSAHRTPKEVAQYVEAAPRSGTKVLIAAAGMSAALAGVVAAHTTLPVIGIPIETKNLKGLDSLLSTVQMPPGIPVACMAIGKAGAKNAALFALEILGISDAKIRVKLLNYKKQMRLKIKKTKIKL